A single region of the Pseudomonas sp. B21-023 genome encodes:
- a CDS encoding GAF domain-containing protein encodes MIDLNASGQGLDGYDLLAAQVQALFADERDFIANAAQFSAFLYNQVEDLNWAGFYLNRNEELVLGPFQGQVACVRIPFSRGVCGAAAATRSTQRVEDVHAFPGHIACDSASNSELVIPLVKAGRLIGVLDLDSPKLARFSAADQAGLERLVEVFLELTDC; translated from the coding sequence ATGATCGACCTCAACGCCAGTGGCCAAGGCCTCGATGGCTACGACCTGCTGGCCGCGCAAGTGCAGGCGCTGTTCGCTGACGAACGCGACTTCATCGCCAATGCCGCGCAGTTCTCGGCGTTTCTCTACAACCAGGTGGAGGACCTGAACTGGGCGGGCTTCTATCTCAATCGCAACGAAGAACTGGTGCTCGGCCCGTTCCAGGGCCAGGTGGCCTGTGTGCGCATTCCGTTCAGCCGTGGTGTGTGCGGCGCTGCGGCGGCCACCCGTAGCACCCAGCGAGTGGAGGACGTCCATGCCTTCCCCGGGCATATCGCCTGTGACAGTGCGTCGAACAGCGAGCTGGTGATTCCGCTGGTCAAGGCGGGCAGGCTGATCGGCGTGCTCGACCTGGACAGCCCGAAGCTGGCGCGCTTCAGCGCGGCCGACCAGGCGGGGCTGGAACGGTTGGTCGAGGTGTTCCTCGAGTTGACCGACTGCTGA
- a CDS encoding pyridoxal phosphate-dependent aminotransferase produces MQFSKSNKLANVCYDIRGPVLKHAKRLEEEGHRILKLNIGNPAPFGFEAPDEILQDVIRNLPTAQGYSDSKGLFSARKAVMQYCQQKAIEGVTIEDIYLGNGVSELIVMSMQALLNNGDEVLIPAPDYPLWTAAVSLAGGKPVHYLCDEQADWFPDLDDIKAKITPNTKALVIINPNNPTGAVYSKELLLGMLELARQHNLVVFSDEIYDKILYDEAVHISTASLAPDLLCLTFNGLSKSYRVAGFRSGWLIISGPKHHATSYIEGIDMLANMRLCANVPAQHAIQTALGGYQSINDLVLPPGRLLEQRNRTYELLNDIPGVSCVKPMGALYAFPRIDPKVCPILNDEKFALDLLLSEKLLIVQGTAFNWPWPDHFRVVTLPRVDDLEQAIGRIGNFLRTYSQ; encoded by the coding sequence ATGCAGTTCAGCAAATCGAACAAGCTCGCCAATGTCTGCTACGACATTCGCGGCCCAGTGCTCAAGCACGCCAAACGCCTGGAAGAGGAAGGCCATCGCATCCTCAAGCTGAACATCGGCAACCCGGCGCCGTTTGGTTTCGAGGCGCCGGACGAGATCCTCCAGGACGTCATCCGCAACCTGCCCACCGCCCAGGGCTACAGCGACTCCAAGGGCCTGTTCAGCGCGCGCAAGGCGGTGATGCAGTACTGCCAGCAGAAGGCAATCGAAGGCGTCACCATCGAGGACATCTACCTCGGCAACGGCGTGTCCGAGCTGATCGTCATGTCCATGCAGGCGCTGCTCAACAACGGCGACGAAGTGCTGATCCCGGCGCCCGACTACCCGCTGTGGACCGCCGCGGTGAGCCTGGCCGGCGGCAAGCCGGTGCACTACCTGTGCGACGAGCAGGCCGACTGGTTCCCGGACCTTGACGACATCAAGGCCAAGATCACCCCGAACACCAAGGCATTGGTGATCATCAACCCGAACAACCCGACCGGCGCGGTGTACTCCAAAGAGCTGCTGCTGGGCATGCTGGAGCTGGCACGCCAGCACAACCTGGTGGTGTTCTCCGACGAGATCTACGACAAGATTCTTTACGACGAGGCCGTGCACATCAGCACCGCGTCGCTGGCCCCGGACCTGCTGTGCCTGACCTTCAACGGCCTGTCCAAGTCGTACCGGGTGGCGGGCTTCCGCTCCGGCTGGCTGATCATCTCCGGGCCCAAGCACCACGCCACGAGCTACATCGAAGGCATCGACATGCTGGCCAACATGCGCCTGTGCGCCAACGTGCCGGCCCAGCACGCCATCCAGACCGCCTTGGGCGGCTACCAGAGCATCAACGACCTGGTGCTGCCGCCGGGCCGCCTGCTGGAGCAACGCAACCGCACCTACGAGCTGCTCAACGACATCCCCGGGGTCAGTTGCGTCAAGCCGATGGGCGCGCTGTACGCCTTCCCACGCATCGATCCGAAGGTCTGCCCGATCCTCAACGACGAGAAATTCGCCCTCGACCTGCTGCTGTCGGAGAAGCTGCTGATCGTCCAGGGCACGGCGTTCAACTGGCCGTGGCCGGACCACTTCCGCGTGGTGACGCTGCCGCGGGTGGATGACCTGGAACAGGCGATCGGGCGTATCGGCAACTTCCTGCGCACCTATTCGCAGTAA
- a CDS encoding class II 3-deoxy-7-phosphoheptulonate synthase yields the protein MTRQWTPDSWRALPIQQQPIYPDAAHLLKVEQTLASYPPLVFAGEARELRRQFAEVTQGRAFLLQGGDCAESFAEFSAAKIRDTFKVLLQMAIVMTFAAGCPVVKVGRMAGQFAKPRSANDETLGDITLPAYRGDIVNGIGFDAKSRIPDPERLLQAYHQATASLNLLRAFAQGGFADLHQVHKWNLDFIANSALADKYHQLANRIDETLAFMRACGLDTAPQLRETSFFTAHEALLLNYEEAFVRSDSLTGDYYDCSAHMLWIGDRTRQLDGAHVEFLRGVHNPIGVKVGPSMNPEELIRLIDVLNPDNDPGRLNLIVRMGAGKVGDHLPGLIRTVQREGRQVLWSSDPMHGNTIKASSGYKTRDFAQILDEVKQFFQVHQAEGSHAGGIHIEMTGQNVTECIGGARPITEDALSDRYHTHCDPRMNADQSLELAFLIAETLKQVRR from the coding sequence ATGACCCGACAATGGACCCCCGACAGCTGGCGCGCCCTGCCGATCCAGCAGCAACCGATCTACCCCGACGCCGCGCACCTGCTGAAGGTGGAGCAGACCCTGGCCAGCTACCCGCCGCTGGTATTCGCCGGCGAAGCCCGCGAGCTGCGCCGGCAGTTCGCCGAGGTGACCCAGGGCCGGGCGTTCCTGCTGCAGGGTGGCGACTGCGCCGAGAGCTTCGCCGAGTTCTCCGCGGCGAAGATCCGCGACACGTTCAAGGTGCTGCTGCAGATGGCCATTGTCATGACCTTCGCCGCCGGCTGCCCGGTGGTCAAGGTCGGGCGCATGGCCGGGCAGTTCGCCAAGCCACGCTCGGCCAACGACGAAACCCTCGGTGACATCACCCTGCCGGCGTACCGTGGCGACATTGTCAACGGCATCGGCTTCGACGCGAAAAGCCGCATCCCCGACCCCGAGCGCCTGTTGCAGGCCTACCACCAGGCCACCGCCAGCCTCAACCTGCTGCGCGCCTTCGCCCAGGGTGGCTTTGCCGACCTGCACCAGGTGCACAAGTGGAACCTCGATTTCATCGCCAACTCGGCGCTGGCCGACAAGTACCACCAGTTGGCCAACCGCATCGATGAAACCCTGGCCTTCATGCGCGCCTGCGGCCTGGACACGGCGCCGCAACTGCGCGAAACCAGCTTCTTCACCGCCCACGAAGCGCTGCTGCTCAACTATGAAGAAGCCTTCGTGCGCAGCGACAGCCTGACCGGCGACTACTACGACTGCTCGGCGCACATGCTGTGGATCGGCGACCGCACCCGCCAGCTCGACGGCGCCCACGTCGAGTTCCTGCGCGGCGTGCACAACCCGATCGGGGTCAAGGTCGGCCCGAGCATGAACCCCGAAGAGCTGATCCGCCTGATCGACGTGCTCAACCCGGACAACGACCCTGGCCGCCTGAACCTGATCGTGCGCATGGGCGCCGGCAAGGTCGGCGACCATCTGCCGGGGCTGATCCGCACCGTGCAACGCGAGGGTCGCCAGGTGCTGTGGAGCTCGGACCCGATGCATGGCAACACCATCAAGGCCAGTAGCGGCTACAAGACACGCGACTTTGCGCAGATCCTCGATGAGGTCAAGCAGTTCTTCCAGGTGCACCAGGCCGAGGGCAGCCACGCCGGTGGCATCCATATCGAAATGACCGGGCAGAACGTCACCGAGTGCATCGGCGGCGCCCGGCCGATCACCGAAGACGCCCTCTCCGACCGCTACCACACCCACTGCGACCCGCGCATGAACGCCGATCAGTCGCTGGAACTGGCCTTCCTGATTGCCGAAACCCTCAAGCAGGTGCGCCGCTGA
- a CDS encoding thiopurine S-methyltransferase, with translation MEPAFWHKRWADNQIGFHQAQVNPYLQTHWPALGLAPGARVLVPLCGKSLDMLWLAAQGYRVLGVELSRRAVADFFTEHGLVAQVARHGAFEVWRSDEVELWCGDVFALRDEDLAGCAGVYDRAALIALPGPMRERYMALLGKLLPAACRGLLVTLDYDQALIDGPPFSVPDAEVRTGFAGWRVDEVEAQEILDESPKFLKAGVENLVERVYSVWR, from the coding sequence ATGGAGCCAGCGTTCTGGCACAAGCGGTGGGCGGACAACCAGATAGGCTTTCACCAGGCCCAGGTGAACCCGTACCTGCAGACGCACTGGCCGGCGTTGGGGTTGGCCCCGGGCGCGAGGGTGCTGGTGCCGCTGTGTGGCAAGAGCCTGGACATGCTCTGGCTGGCTGCGCAAGGGTATCGGGTGCTGGGGGTGGAACTGTCGCGCAGGGCGGTGGCGGACTTCTTCACCGAACATGGCTTGGTGGCGCAGGTTGCCCGGCATGGCGCCTTCGAGGTGTGGCGCAGCGACGAGGTGGAGTTGTGGTGCGGCGATGTGTTCGCCCTGCGTGACGAGGATCTGGCTGGTTGCGCGGGGGTGTACGACCGGGCGGCGTTGATTGCCTTGCCGGGGCCGATGCGCGAGCGCTACATGGCGTTGTTGGGCAAGCTGTTGCCAGCGGCCTGCCGTGGGCTGCTGGTGACCCTCGACTACGATCAGGCCTTGATCGATGGGCCACCGTTCTCGGTGCCGGACGCCGAAGTGCGGACAGGTTTTGCCGGGTGGCGGGTCGATGAGGTCGAGGCGCAGGAAATTCTCGACGAGAGTCCGAAGTTTCTCAAAGCTGGTGTCGAAAATTTGGTTGAGCGAGTCTATAGCGTTTGGCGTTGA
- a CDS encoding ATP-binding protein: protein MDARLTAFLERAESVLARLEPLLPAPRPDIDWTRTLAARWQRDGRSGYLMPLEVSLDIRLSDLIGVDQQREQLGRNTHQFINGLPANHALLWGSRGTGKSSLVRALLAEHAGVGLRLIEIERDHLADLPRVVEQLHKLEQRFILFCDDLSFEAGEGDYRVLKSVLDGSLEQAPDNVLLYATSNRRHLVPEKQSDNENWKMVDGELHPNEAVEDKIALSDRFGLWLSFYPFSQEHFLNVVEHWIGQLARPAGLRWQRDEALDILAVRWATGRGNRNGRCAYQFARYWVGLQLLEQK from the coding sequence ATGGACGCCCGCCTTACCGCTTTTCTCGAACGCGCCGAATCGGTCCTCGCCCGCCTCGAACCCCTGCTGCCGGCCCCGCGCCCGGACATCGACTGGACCCGCACCCTCGCCGCCCGCTGGCAGCGCGATGGCCGCAGCGGTTACCTGATGCCCCTGGAGGTCAGCCTCGATATCCGCCTGTCCGACCTGATCGGCGTCGACCAGCAGCGCGAGCAGTTGGGCCGCAACACCCACCAGTTCATCAACGGCCTGCCGGCCAACCACGCCCTGCTGTGGGGTTCGCGCGGCACCGGCAAGTCGTCGTTGGTGCGCGCGCTGTTGGCCGAGCACGCAGGCGTTGGCCTGCGCCTGATCGAGATCGAGCGTGACCACCTGGCCGACCTGCCGCGGGTGGTTGAGCAGCTGCACAAGCTCGAACAACGCTTCATCCTGTTCTGCGACGACCTCTCGTTCGAGGCCGGGGAGGGCGACTACCGGGTGCTCAAGAGTGTGCTCGACGGCTCGCTGGAGCAGGCCCCGGACAACGTGCTGCTATATGCCACTTCCAACCGCCGCCACCTGGTGCCGGAGAAGCAGAGCGACAACGAAAACTGGAAGATGGTCGACGGCGAGCTGCACCCCAACGAAGCGGTGGAGGACAAGATCGCCCTGTCCGACCGCTTCGGCCTGTGGCTGTCGTTCTACCCGTTCAGCCAGGAGCATTTCCTCAACGTGGTCGAGCACTGGATCGGCCAGCTGGCGCGCCCGGCCGGGCTGCGCTGGCAGCGTGACGAAGCCCTGGACATCCTCGCCGTGCGCTGGGCCACCGGCCGCGGCAACCGTAATGGCCGTTGTGCCTATCAGTTCGCCCGCTATTGGGTCGGGCTGCAATTGCTGGAGCAGAAATAA
- a CDS encoding spermidine synthase, whose product MATEREERLLARVEDAFGVISVYEVDDYRFLEFGDAIEQSCTFTADPSWLEYDYTRAMLVGALCHGQPESALFLGLGAGTLTQACLKFLPLEDVEAIELRPDVPRLAMEFMGLDDDPRLYVRVGDALELLPSAEKADLLFVDLYTDYGPGVGHLAWGFLENCQKQLNPDGWLVINQWAGDDGKPLGAALLRGLYHRHYWELPVKEGNVILLVPADLEQVLDLQALRARAESLAPRLGYSLDYLIKAIRPAT is encoded by the coding sequence ATGGCGACGGAGCGGGAAGAGCGGCTGCTGGCACGGGTCGAGGACGCCTTTGGCGTTATCAGCGTGTACGAGGTGGATGACTATCGCTTCCTCGAGTTCGGCGACGCCATCGAGCAGAGCTGCACCTTCACCGCCGACCCCAGTTGGCTGGAGTACGACTACACCCGCGCCATGCTGGTCGGCGCGCTGTGCCACGGACAGCCGGAAAGCGCGTTGTTCCTCGGCCTTGGCGCCGGCACCCTGACCCAGGCCTGCCTGAAGTTCCTGCCGCTGGAGGATGTCGAGGCCATCGAACTGCGCCCGGACGTGCCGCGCCTGGCCATGGAGTTCATGGGCCTGGACGACGATCCGCGGCTGTACGTGCGGGTGGGCGACGCCCTTGAGCTGCTGCCCAGCGCCGAAAAGGCCGACCTGCTGTTCGTCGACCTGTATACCGACTATGGCCCCGGCGTCGGGCATCTGGCCTGGGGGTTCCTGGAAAACTGCCAGAAGCAGCTCAACCCCGATGGCTGGCTGGTGATCAACCAGTGGGCCGGGGACGATGGCAAGCCACTGGGCGCGGCCTTGTTGCGCGGGCTGTACCATCGCCATTACTGGGAGCTGCCGGTCAAGGAGGGTAACGTGATCCTGCTGGTGCCGGCGGACCTGGAGCAGGTTTTGGACCTGCAAGCGCTGCGTGCCCGTGCCGAATCCCTGGCGCCACGCCTGGGTTATTCACTGGATTACCTGATCAAGGCAATCCGCCCGGCGACATGA
- a CDS encoding class III extradiol ring-cleavage dioxygenase translates to MLPSLFISHGSPMLALQPGASGPALAELARALPRPKAIVVVSAHWESRELLVMSNPLPQTWHDFHGFPPALYAVHYPAPGEPALAQRLAGLLGARLDEQRPFDHGAWVPLSLMYPQAEIPVVQVSLPSQAGPALQLKVGQALAQLREEGILLIGSGSITHNLGELDWHAGPDAVEPWALAFRDWVVERLKAGDEAALVDYRRQAPFAARNHPSDEHLLPLFFAMGAGERFGIVHQGFTPGALGMDIYRFD, encoded by the coding sequence ATGCTGCCCAGCCTGTTCATTTCCCACGGTTCGCCCATGCTCGCCCTGCAACCCGGCGCCAGCGGCCCTGCCCTGGCCGAACTGGCCCGCGCCCTACCCCGCCCGAAAGCGATCGTGGTGGTGTCGGCGCACTGGGAAAGCCGCGAACTGCTGGTGATGAGCAACCCACTTCCGCAGACCTGGCATGACTTCCATGGTTTTCCGCCGGCCCTGTACGCGGTGCACTACCCGGCCCCCGGCGAACCGGCACTGGCGCAGCGGCTGGCCGGCTTGCTCGGCGCCCGCCTGGATGAACAACGGCCTTTCGACCATGGTGCCTGGGTGCCGCTGTCGCTGATGTATCCGCAAGCGGAGATTCCGGTAGTCCAGGTGTCGCTGCCCAGCCAGGCCGGCCCCGCCCTGCAACTGAAGGTCGGGCAGGCGCTGGCGCAGCTGCGCGAGGAAGGCATCCTGCTGATCGGCTCGGGCAGCATCACCCATAACCTGGGCGAGCTTGACTGGCATGCGGGGCCGGATGCGGTCGAGCCCTGGGCGCTGGCGTTTCGCGACTGGGTGGTGGAGCGGCTGAAGGCGGGAGACGAGGCGGCGCTTGTGGACTATCGGCGCCAGGCGCCGTTTGCGGCACGCAACCATCCCAGTGATGAGCATCTGCTGCCGTTGTTCTTCGCCATGGGCGCTGGCGAGCGGTTTGGCATCGTTCACCAAGGATTCACGCCGGGGGCGCTTGGGATGGATATCTATCGGTTCGACTGA
- a CDS encoding response regulator — MLAQRTEQVTGLGPMDIKFTNRLSYKQARLTVLVGFILGTLLSLIQIGIDYASEDASINREIQALLKISHDTASRIAYNIDTELAQELTGGLLKSPALIRARLIDNNDTVLADVQRPRMESRYRPLSDFLFGEQRLFQDRLFLAHMPEEYLGTLYLDVDTYAFGGRFLDRAGVTLVNGFARSLVLTGILLALFYLMLTKPLVTVIGALSGNDARTPRQNRVDCPKGHENDEIGVLVRVANQQFVSMATEIQQRRTAENRLTQYLNELEDIVSARTNELKASNSRLSQSNQELDEARQRALDMAQARAAFLANMSHEIRTPLNGMLGMIALALDSGLAAEQRQQLSIAHDSGKVLVELLNDILDLSKFDAGQLELERIPFDLGAMVEDTANLLSQNAAPSVELTCLIAPDFPSTVLGDPTRVRQIVSNLLSNALKFTRFGRVDVRLSSIVGGVRLEVSDTGIGIPEEAQARIFQPFTQAGAGITRQYGGTGLGLALTRNLCKAMQGHLHIHSETGFGSRFSADLPLPAHTEAIPPAAISGHVVALGNPGSGLAELLQGLLPRWGLDYVRHADAGALAGLPVDLLITDDLDHVLDLRPAIAAPILLVTAYGNFLPAEQATQLAPLQQLARPLARNALYQTLRRILQGEPSAPLPHEVPASRELRARILLVEDNPVNQLVAKGMLGKLGCQVQVAAHGQEALDYLERDSFDLVLMDCNMPVMDGYEASRRIRQSSRWPELPIVALTANAMPEERERCRAAGMNDYLAKPFRREELLALIEHWVPVSG; from the coding sequence ATGCTTGCGCAGCGCACGGAGCAAGTAACCGGCTTGGGACCCATGGATATCAAGTTCACCAATCGCCTGTCATACAAGCAAGCCCGGTTGACAGTCCTGGTCGGCTTCATCCTGGGAACATTGCTCAGTCTCATCCAGATCGGCATCGATTATGCCAGCGAAGACGCGTCCATCAACCGTGAAATTCAGGCGCTGCTGAAGATCAGCCACGACACGGCCTCGCGCATCGCCTACAACATCGACACCGAGCTGGCCCAGGAGCTGACCGGCGGGCTGTTGAAATCACCGGCGCTGATCCGTGCGCGGCTGATCGACAACAACGACACGGTGCTGGCCGACGTGCAGCGGCCGCGCATGGAAAGCCGCTACCGACCATTGTCCGACTTCCTGTTCGGCGAGCAGCGCCTGTTCCAGGACCGGCTGTTCCTCGCCCACATGCCCGAGGAGTACCTCGGCACCCTGTACCTGGACGTCGACACCTATGCCTTCGGCGGGCGCTTTCTCGACCGCGCCGGGGTTACCCTGGTCAACGGTTTCGCCCGCAGCCTGGTGCTGACCGGCATTCTCCTGGCGCTGTTCTACCTGATGCTGACCAAGCCGCTGGTGACGGTGATCGGCGCGCTCAGCGGCAATGATGCGCGCACGCCCCGGCAGAACCGCGTGGACTGCCCCAAGGGGCACGAGAACGACGAGATCGGCGTGCTGGTGCGGGTCGCCAACCAGCAGTTCGTCAGCATGGCCACCGAGATCCAGCAGCGGCGCACCGCCGAGAACCGGCTGACCCAGTACCTCAATGAGCTGGAAGACATCGTCTCGGCCCGCACCAACGAGCTCAAGGCCAGCAACAGCCGCCTGAGCCAGTCCAACCAGGAACTGGACGAAGCGCGCCAGCGCGCCCTGGACATGGCCCAGGCCCGCGCCGCCTTCCTGGCCAACATGAGCCACGAGATCCGCACGCCACTCAACGGCATGCTCGGTATGATCGCCCTGGCGCTGGACAGCGGCCTGGCCGCCGAGCAGCGCCAGCAGCTGTCGATCGCCCACGACTCGGGCAAGGTGCTGGTGGAGCTGCTCAACGATATCCTCGACCTGTCGAAGTTCGACGCCGGCCAGCTGGAACTCGAACGCATCCCGTTCGACCTCGGCGCGATGGTCGAGGACACCGCCAACCTGCTGTCGCAGAATGCCGCGCCCAGTGTCGAGCTGACCTGCCTGATCGCCCCGGACTTTCCCAGCACGGTGCTGGGCGACCCGACGCGGGTACGGCAAATTGTCAGCAACCTGCTGTCCAACGCACTCAAGTTCACCCGCTTCGGGCGTGTTGATGTACGCCTGAGCAGCATCGTCGGCGGCGTGCGCCTGGAGGTCAGCGACACCGGCATTGGCATCCCCGAGGAGGCCCAGGCGCGGATTTTCCAGCCGTTCACCCAGGCCGGCGCCGGTATCACCCGCCAGTACGGCGGCACTGGCCTGGGCCTGGCCCTGACCCGCAACCTGTGCAAGGCCATGCAGGGGCACCTGCACATCCATTCCGAGACCGGTTTCGGCAGCCGCTTCAGCGCCGACCTACCGCTACCGGCGCATACCGAGGCAATCCCGCCGGCGGCAATAAGTGGACACGTGGTGGCCCTGGGCAACCCCGGCAGCGGCCTGGCCGAGCTGCTACAAGGGCTGCTGCCGCGCTGGGGGCTGGATTACGTGCGCCATGCAGATGCCGGCGCACTGGCCGGCCTGCCGGTCGACCTGCTGATCACCGACGACCTGGACCACGTGCTCGACCTGCGCCCGGCCATCGCGGCGCCGATCCTGCTGGTGACCGCCTACGGCAACTTCCTGCCCGCCGAACAGGCCACGCAACTGGCGCCGCTGCAGCAACTGGCCCGGCCCCTGGCGCGCAACGCCCTGTACCAGACGCTGCGCCGCATCCTGCAAGGGGAACCCAGCGCGCCGCTGCCCCACGAGGTGCCGGCCTCGCGCGAGCTGCGGGCGCGTATCCTGCTGGTGGAGGACAACCCGGTGAACCAGTTGGTGGCCAAGGGCATGCTGGGCAAGCTCGGCTGCCAGGTGCAGGTGGCCGCCCACGGCCAGGAGGCCCTGGACTACCTGGAGCGGGACAGCTTCGACCTGGTACTGATGGACTGCAACATGCCGGTGATGGACGGCTACGAGGCCAGCCGGCGCATCCGCCAGAGCAGCCGCTGGCCGGAGCTGCCGATCGTCGCGCTGACCGCCAACGCCATGCCCGAGGAGCGCGAACGCTGCCGCGCCGCGGGCATGAACGACTACCTGGCCAAGCCGTTCCGGCGCGAGGAACTGCTGGCGCTGATCGAGCACTGGGTGCCGGTCAGCGGTTGA
- a CDS encoding glutathione peroxidase, whose translation MADALLDIPCVTLGGEQKVLGDFAGKALLVVNTASQCGFTPQYKGLERLWQDYQRQGLVVLGFPCNQFGKQEPGDAREIAQFCELNFGVSFPLFRKIEVNGPGAHPLFAELKRRAPGLLGTQKIKWNFTKFLVDPRSGKVTRFAPTTKPEALKAAIEPLLNR comes from the coding sequence ATGGCCGATGCGCTGCTGGACATCCCCTGCGTCACCCTTGGCGGTGAGCAGAAAGTGCTGGGCGACTTCGCCGGCAAGGCGCTGCTGGTGGTCAACACCGCCAGCCAGTGCGGTTTCACCCCGCAGTACAAAGGGCTCGAGCGCCTATGGCAGGACTACCAGCGCCAGGGCCTGGTGGTGCTGGGCTTCCCCTGCAACCAGTTCGGCAAGCAAGAGCCGGGCGACGCCCGGGAGATCGCGCAGTTCTGCGAGCTCAACTTCGGCGTGAGCTTCCCGCTGTTTCGCAAGATCGAAGTCAACGGCCCCGGCGCCCACCCGCTGTTCGCCGAGCTCAAGCGCCGCGCGCCGGGCCTGCTGGGCACGCAGAAGATCAAGTGGAACTTCACCAAGTTCCTGGTCGACCCGCGCAGCGGCAAGGTCACCCGCTTTGCCCCGACCACCAAGCCCGAGGCGCTGAAAGCGGCGATAGAGCCGCTGCTCAACCGCTGA
- the htpX gene encoding protease HtpX, with amino-acid sequence MMRILLFVATNLAVVLVASITLSLFGFNGFMAANGVDLNLGQLLVFCAVFGFAGSLVSLFISKWMAKMTTGTQIITQPRTRHEQWLLQTVEELSREAGIKMPEVGIFPAYEANAFATGWNRNDALVAVSQGLLERFSPDEVRAVLAHEIGHVANGDMVTMALVQGVVNTFVMFFARIIGNFVDRVIFKNEEGHGIAYFIATIVAELVLGILASIIVMWYSRRREFRADEAGAHLAGTGAMIGALQRLRSEQGLPVHMPDTMKAFGINGGLKHGLAGLLMSHPPLEDRIDALRRRG; translated from the coding sequence ATGATGCGCATTCTGTTGTTTGTAGCCACCAACCTCGCGGTGGTGCTGGTTGCAAGCATTACCCTGAGCCTGTTCGGCTTCAACGGGTTCATGGCCGCCAACGGGGTTGACCTCAACCTCGGCCAGCTGCTGGTCTTCTGCGCCGTGTTCGGTTTTGCTGGCTCGCTCGTTTCGCTGTTCATCTCCAAGTGGATGGCGAAGATGACCACCGGCACCCAGATCATCACCCAGCCCCGTACCCGTCACGAGCAGTGGCTGCTGCAGACCGTCGAGGAGCTGTCCCGCGAGGCCGGCATCAAGATGCCCGAGGTGGGCATCTTCCCAGCCTACGAGGCCAACGCCTTCGCCACCGGCTGGAACCGCAACGACGCGCTGGTGGCGGTGTCCCAGGGCCTGCTGGAACGCTTCTCGCCTGATGAGGTGCGCGCGGTGCTGGCCCACGAGATCGGCCACGTGGCCAACGGCGACATGGTCACCATGGCGCTGGTGCAGGGCGTGGTGAACACCTTCGTGATGTTCTTCGCCCGCATCATCGGCAACTTCGTCGACCGGGTGATCTTCAAGAACGAAGAAGGCCACGGTATCGCCTACTTCATCGCGACCATCGTCGCCGAGCTGGTACTGGGCATCCTCGCCAGCATCATCGTCATGTGGTACTCGCGCCGCCGCGAGTTCCGCGCCGACGAGGCCGGCGCCCACCTGGCCGGCACCGGCGCAATGATCGGCGCGCTGCAGCGCCTGCGCTCCGAGCAGGGCCTGCCGGTGCACATGCCCGACACGATGAAGGCCTTCGGCATCAACGGCGGCCTGAAGCATGGCCTGGCCGGCCTGCTGATGAGCCACCCGCCGCTGGAAGACCGCATCGACGCGCTGCGTCGCCGCGGCTGA
- the msrB gene encoding peptide-methionine (R)-S-oxide reductase MsrB encodes MQKIDKTLDEWRAMLDPAQYQVCRLKGTERPFSGKYNSERRDGVYQCICCNLPLFSSKAKFDSGCGWPSFYEPIEEAAMIEIRDTSHGMIRTEVTCAQCDAHLGHVFPDGPPPTGLRYCINSVCLDFKPRD; translated from the coding sequence ATGCAAAAGATCGACAAAACCCTGGACGAATGGCGCGCCATGCTCGATCCGGCCCAGTACCAGGTGTGCCGCCTGAAAGGCACCGAGCGGCCGTTCAGCGGCAAGTACAACAGCGAGCGCCGCGACGGCGTCTACCAGTGTATCTGCTGCAACCTGCCGCTGTTCTCCTCCAAGGCCAAGTTCGATTCCGGCTGCGGCTGGCCGAGCTTCTACGAGCCGATCGAAGAGGCCGCGATGATCGAGATCCGCGACACCTCCCACGGCATGATCCGCACCGAAGTCACCTGCGCCCAGTGCGACGCCCACCTGGGCCATGTATTTCCCGACGGCCCGCCGCCGACCGGGCTACGCTACTGCATCAACTCGGTATGCCTGGACTTCAAGCCACGCGATTGA